The following are encoded in a window of Acropora muricata isolate sample 2 chromosome 6, ASM3666990v1, whole genome shotgun sequence genomic DNA:
- the LOC136919448 gene encoding venom prothrombin activator oscutarin-C non-catalytic subunit-like isoform X2, translated as MKSPTVLKELNVIHIGLFLGLVLLYFEIVGTSRPGCSNPIGLEGTVEDSRFSSYTHMVGWDAFMARLCNHKAWCSATNRINLEFLQIDLGKVQHLSCIATQGVHSSYPLFSSYVMTFIIKYSYNGTTWFPYKGNGGSVQTFDANNDTSSVRYNHFRHLIEARYLRIYPMNFYHCMCLRVELYDSNDQSAPAPTPQLSTRTSSVPTKAAPSITINKHTLHSLISHVTESLTKGKTTETPEVSNTTPSSTDPFTKVPRNKSVDPAHGSKDNPFAYMAMTRKVVLVIAVAVIVILLRTLCLCCENRERGQQRNDEVELHN; from the exons ATGAAGTCACCTACAGTCTTAAAAGAGCTAAACGTGATTCACATTGGCCTATTTTTGGGATTAGTGCTGCTTTATTTTGAAATCGTCGGTACCTCTAGACCAg GTTGCTCAAATCCTATTGGATTGGAAGGGACAGTCGAGGACTCTCGGTTCAGCTCATACACACACATGGTTGGCTGGGATGCGTTCATGGCACGACTTTGTAATCACAAGGCATGGTGTAGTGCTACAAATCGTATCAACCTTGAATTCCTTCAAATTGATCTGGGCAAAGTCCAACACCTTTCCTGTATTGCCACACAGGGTGTGCATAGCTCGTACCCATTGTTTAGCAGTTATGTCATGACATTTATAATAAAATACAGCTATAATGGAACTACGTGGTTCCCTTACAAAGGCAATGGAGGTTCTGTTCAG ACATTTGACGCCAACAATGATACTTCCAGTGTGAGGTACAACCATTTCAGACATCTGATTGAAGCAAGATATCTCAGAATTTATCCCATGAATTTTTACCATTGCATGTGCTTGCGAGTGGAGCTTTATGACAGCAATGACCAGTCAG CGCCTGCTCCAACACCGCAATTATCAACACGCACTTCATCAGTACCAACAAAAGCTGCCCCATCCATCACCATTAATAAGCACACGTTGCATTCGTTAATTAGCCATGTTACAGAATCGCTCACGAAGGGCAAGACCACAGAGACTCCTGAAGTTTCAAACACAACACCAAGCTCAACTGACCCATTCACAAAAGTGCCAAGGAACAAGTCAGTTGATCCAGCACATGGATCGAAGGATAATCCATTTGCTTACATGGCGATGACTCGAAAAGTGGTTTTAGTTATTGCGGTGGCTGTAATTGTAATATTGCTGAGAACTCTGTGTTTGTGTTGTGAAAATAG AGAGAGAGGACAGCAGAGAAATGATGAAGTGGAACTTCATAATTAG
- the LOC136919448 gene encoding venom prothrombin activator oscutarin-C non-catalytic subunit-like isoform X1 has protein sequence MYEVNKLTTLSMFSLQHSNFFHDLRIANFTNISSTKSCCSNPIGLEGTVEDSRFSSYTHMVGWDAFMARLCNHKAWCSATNRINLEFLQIDLGKVQHLSCIATQGVHSSYPLFSSYVMTFIIKYSYNGTTWFPYKGNGGSVQTFDANNDTSSVRYNHFRHLIEARYLRIYPMNFYHCMCLRVELYDSNDQSAPAPTPQLSTRTSSVPTKAAPSITINKHTLHSLISHVTESLTKGKTTETPEVSNTTPSSTDPFTKVPRNKSVDPAHGSKDNPFAYMAMTRKVVLVIAVAVIVILLRTLCLCCENRERGQQRNDEVELHN, from the exons ATGTATGAAGTGAATAAGCTGACAACGTTATCAATGTTCTCCTTGCAACATAGTAACTTCTTTCATGATCTGCGAATTGCCAATTTTACGAACATTTCTTCGACGAAGTCTT GTTGCTCAAATCCTATTGGATTGGAAGGGACAGTCGAGGACTCTCGGTTCAGCTCATACACACACATGGTTGGCTGGGATGCGTTCATGGCACGACTTTGTAATCACAAGGCATGGTGTAGTGCTACAAATCGTATCAACCTTGAATTCCTTCAAATTGATCTGGGCAAAGTCCAACACCTTTCCTGTATTGCCACACAGGGTGTGCATAGCTCGTACCCATTGTTTAGCAGTTATGTCATGACATTTATAATAAAATACAGCTATAATGGAACTACGTGGTTCCCTTACAAAGGCAATGGAGGTTCTGTTCAG ACATTTGACGCCAACAATGATACTTCCAGTGTGAGGTACAACCATTTCAGACATCTGATTGAAGCAAGATATCTCAGAATTTATCCCATGAATTTTTACCATTGCATGTGCTTGCGAGTGGAGCTTTATGACAGCAATGACCAGTCAG CGCCTGCTCCAACACCGCAATTATCAACACGCACTTCATCAGTACCAACAAAAGCTGCCCCATCCATCACCATTAATAAGCACACGTTGCATTCGTTAATTAGCCATGTTACAGAATCGCTCACGAAGGGCAAGACCACAGAGACTCCTGAAGTTTCAAACACAACACCAAGCTCAACTGACCCATTCACAAAAGTGCCAAGGAACAAGTCAGTTGATCCAGCACATGGATCGAAGGATAATCCATTTGCTTACATGGCGATGACTCGAAAAGTGGTTTTAGTTATTGCGGTGGCTGTAATTGTAATATTGCTGAGAACTCTGTGTTTGTGTTGTGAAAATAG AGAGAGAGGACAGCAGAGAAATGATGAAGTGGAACTTCATAATTAG
- the LOC136919448 gene encoding venom prothrombin activator pseutarin-C non-catalytic subunit-like isoform X3: MVGWDAFMARLCNHKAWCSATNRINLEFLQIDLGKVQHLSCIATQGVHSSYPLFSSYVMTFIIKYSYNGTTWFPYKGNGGSVQTFDANNDTSSVRYNHFRHLIEARYLRIYPMNFYHCMCLRVELYDSNDQSAPAPTPQLSTRTSSVPTKAAPSITINKHTLHSLISHVTESLTKGKTTETPEVSNTTPSSTDPFTKVPRNKSVDPAHGSKDNPFAYMAMTRKVVLVIAVAVIVILLRTLCLCCENRERGQQRNDEVELHN; the protein is encoded by the exons ATGGTTGGCTGGGATGCGTTCATGGCACGACTTTGTAATCACAAGGCATGGTGTAGTGCTACAAATCGTATCAACCTTGAATTCCTTCAAATTGATCTGGGCAAAGTCCAACACCTTTCCTGTATTGCCACACAGGGTGTGCATAGCTCGTACCCATTGTTTAGCAGTTATGTCATGACATTTATAATAAAATACAGCTATAATGGAACTACGTGGTTCCCTTACAAAGGCAATGGAGGTTCTGTTCAG ACATTTGACGCCAACAATGATACTTCCAGTGTGAGGTACAACCATTTCAGACATCTGATTGAAGCAAGATATCTCAGAATTTATCCCATGAATTTTTACCATTGCATGTGCTTGCGAGTGGAGCTTTATGACAGCAATGACCAGTCAG CGCCTGCTCCAACACCGCAATTATCAACACGCACTTCATCAGTACCAACAAAAGCTGCCCCATCCATCACCATTAATAAGCACACGTTGCATTCGTTAATTAGCCATGTTACAGAATCGCTCACGAAGGGCAAGACCACAGAGACTCCTGAAGTTTCAAACACAACACCAAGCTCAACTGACCCATTCACAAAAGTGCCAAGGAACAAGTCAGTTGATCCAGCACATGGATCGAAGGATAATCCATTTGCTTACATGGCGATGACTCGAAAAGTGGTTTTAGTTATTGCGGTGGCTGTAATTGTAATATTGCTGAGAACTCTGTGTTTGTGTTGTGAAAATAG AGAGAGAGGACAGCAGAGAAATGATGAAGTGGAACTTCATAATTAG